In Salmonella enterica subsp. enterica serovar Typhimurium str. LT2, a single window of DNA contains:
- the arcB gene encoding sensory histidine kinase in two-component regulatory system with ArcA (senses redox conditions; similar to E. coli aerobic respiration sensor-response protein; histidine protein kinase/phosphatase, sensor for arcA (AAC76242.1); Blastp hit to AAC76242.1 (776 aa), 93% identity in aa 1 - 776): protein MKQIRMLAQYYVDLMMKLGLVRFSMLLALALVVLAIVVQMAVTMVLHGQVESIDVIRSIFFGLLITPWAVYFLSVVVEQLEESRQRLSRLVQKLEEMRERDLKLNVQLKDNIAQLNQEIADREKAEAELQETFEQLKVEIKEREEAQIQLEQQSSFLRSFLDASPDLVFYRNEDKEFSGCNRAMELLTGKSEKQLVHLKPEDVYSPEAAEKVIETDEKVFRHNVSLTYEQWLDYPDGRKACFEIRKVPYYDRVGKRHGLMGFGRDITERKRYQDALERASRDKTTFISTISHELRTPLNGIVGLSRILLDTDLTAEQEKYLKTIHVSAVTLGNIFNDIIDMDKMERRKVQLDNQPIDFTSFMADLENLSGLQAQQKGLRFVLEPTLPLPHKVITDGTRLRQILWNLISNAVKFTQQGQVTVRARYDEGDMLHFEVEDSGIGIPQDEQDKIFAMYYQVKDSNGGKPATGTGIGLAVSRRLAKNMGGDITVSSLPGKGSTFTLTVHAPAVAEEVEDAFDEDDMPLPALHVLLVEDIELNVIVARSVLEKLGNSVDVAMTGKAALEMFVPGEYDLVLLDIQLPDMTGLDIARELTRRHTREDLPPLVALTANVLKDKKEYLDAGMDDVLSKPLSVPALTAMIKKFWDATDKEESTVTPEESDKAQALLDIPMLEQYIELVGPKLITDGLAVFEKMMPGYLSVLESNLTARDKKGVVEEGHKIKGAAGSVGLRHLQQLGQQIQSPDLPAWEDNVVEWIEEMKQEWQHDVAVLKAWVANAEKK from the coding sequence ATGAAGCAAATTCGTATGCTGGCGCAATACTATGTCGACCTGATGATGAAATTGGGTCTGGTGCGCTTTTCCATGCTCCTGGCGTTGGCATTGGTGGTGCTGGCGATTGTCGTGCAGATGGCGGTGACCATGGTGCTGCATGGTCAGGTTGAAAGTATCGACGTTATTCGTTCCATCTTTTTTGGCCTGTTAATTACGCCCTGGGCGGTCTATTTCTTATCCGTTGTTGTTGAACAACTGGAAGAGTCAAGGCAGCGACTGTCGCGTCTGGTGCAAAAGCTGGAGGAGATGCGCGAGCGCGATCTCAAGCTTAACGTACAGTTGAAGGACAATATTGCCCAGCTTAATCAGGAAATTGCCGATCGCGAAAAAGCGGAAGCGGAGCTGCAAGAGACATTTGAACAGCTAAAAGTAGAAATTAAAGAGCGTGAAGAAGCGCAAATCCAGCTAGAACAGCAATCCTCTTTTCTGCGCTCCTTTCTGGACGCCTCGCCGGATTTGGTTTTTTATCGTAATGAGGATAAAGAATTTTCCGGCTGTAACCGCGCAATGGAATTGCTAACCGGCAAGAGCGAAAAACAGCTGGTGCATTTGAAGCCGGAAGATGTGTACTCTCCCGAAGCGGCGGAGAAAGTCATTGAAACCGACGAAAAAGTATTCCGCCATAACGTCTCCCTGACCTACGAACAGTGGCTGGATTACCCGGACGGACGAAAGGCCTGCTTTGAAATTCGTAAAGTGCCTTATTACGACCGTGTCGGTAAACGTCATGGCCTGATGGGATTTGGTCGTGATATTACCGAACGTAAGCGTTATCAGGACGCGCTGGAGCGCGCCAGCCGCGACAAGACCACGTTTATCTCTACCATCAGTCATGAGCTGCGCACCCCGCTTAACGGCATCGTCGGTTTAAGCCGCATCCTGCTGGATACCGATCTCACCGCCGAACAGGAAAAATACCTTAAGACAATCCATGTCTCCGCCGTGACGTTAGGCAATATTTTCAATGATATCATTGATATGGATAAGATGGAGCGGCGTAAGGTTCAGCTTGATAACCAACCCATTGATTTCACCAGCTTTATGGCCGATCTGGAAAACCTTTCCGGTTTGCAGGCGCAGCAAAAAGGGCTACGTTTTGTGCTTGAGCCGACGCTGCCGTTGCCGCACAAAGTCATTACCGACGGAACGCGTCTGCGCCAGATTTTATGGAATTTGATCAGCAATGCGGTGAAGTTTACTCAGCAGGGCCAGGTGACGGTGCGGGCGCGCTATGATGAAGGCGACATGCTGCACTTTGAAGTGGAAGATTCCGGGATCGGCATTCCGCAGGATGAGCAGGATAAAATTTTCGCCATGTATTATCAGGTGAAAGACAGTAACGGCGGCAAACCGGCGACGGGGACCGGTATCGGGCTGGCGGTCTCCCGTCGGCTGGCGAAAAATATGGGCGGCGATATTACCGTTTCCAGTCTGCCGGGCAAAGGATCGACCTTTACGCTAACGGTTCATGCGCCAGCGGTGGCGGAAGAGGTGGAGGACGCCTTTGATGAAGACGACATGCCGCTGCCCGCGCTGCATGTTCTGCTGGTCGAAGATATTGAACTGAACGTGATCGTGGCGCGTTCGGTACTGGAAAAACTGGGGAACAGCGTGGATGTCGCGATGACCGGCAAGGCGGCGCTGGAGATGTTCGTGCCGGGAGAATACGACCTGGTCTTACTGGATATTCAGCTACCGGATATGACGGGTCTGGATATCGCCAGAGAACTGACCCGTCGCCACACGCGGGAAGATTTACCGCCGCTGGTAGCGCTTACGGCTAACGTTCTGAAAGATAAAAAAGAGTATCTGGACGCTGGTATGGACGATGTGCTGAGTAAGCCGCTGTCGGTGCCGGCCTTAACCGCGATGATTAAAAAATTCTGGGATGCCACCGATAAAGAGGAGAGTACCGTGACGCCTGAAGAGAGCGATAAAGCGCAAGCGCTGCTGGATATCCCGATGCTGGAACAATACATCGAGTTGGTTGGGCCTAAATTGATCACCGACGGTCTCGCGGTGTTTGAAAAAATGATGCCTGGCTATTTAAGCGTGCTGGAGTCCAATCTAACGGCGCGTGACAAAAAAGGCGTTGTTGAGGAAGGGCATAAGATTAAAGGCGCCGCCGGTTCGGTAGGGCTGCGTCATCTGCAACAACTTGGCCAGCAAATCCAGTCGCCGGATCTTCCCGCCTGGGAAGATAATGTCGTGGAATGGATTGAAGAGATGAAGCAGGAGTGGCAGCACGATGTCGCGGTGCTGAAAGCCTGGGTGGCAAACGCGGAAAAAAAATGA
- the yhbL gene encoding sigma cross-reacting protein 27A (SCRP-27A) (similar to E. coli sigma cross-reacting protein 27A (SCRP-27A) (AAC76241.1); Blastp hit to AAC76241.1 (220 aa), 89% identity in aa 4 - 220) yields MKKIGVVLSGCGVYDGTEIHEAVLTLLAIARSGAQAVCFAPDKPQADVINHLTGEAMAETRNVLIEAARITRGDIRPLSQAQPEELDALIVPGGFGAAKNLSNFASQGSECRVDSDVVALAKAMHQSGKPLGFICIAPAMLPKIFDFPLRLTIGTDIDTAEVLEEMGAEHVPCPVDDIVVDEDNKVVTTPAYMLAQDIAQAASGIDKLVSRVLVLAE; encoded by the coding sequence ATGAAAAAAATTGGCGTAGTGCTCAGCGGATGCGGCGTCTATGACGGCACCGAAATTCATGAGGCCGTTCTGACGCTGCTGGCCATTGCCCGCAGCGGCGCGCAGGCTGTCTGCTTCGCGCCGGATAAACCACAAGCGGATGTTATTAATCACCTGACCGGCGAAGCGATGGCGGAAACGCGTAACGTCCTGATTGAGGCGGCGCGTATTACGCGGGGCGATATTCGTCCCCTGTCCCAGGCTCAGCCAGAGGAGCTGGATGCGCTCATTGTGCCTGGTGGTTTCGGCGCGGCGAAGAACCTGAGTAATTTCGCCAGCCAGGGGAGCGAATGCCGGGTGGATAGCGATGTCGTCGCGCTGGCGAAGGCCATGCACCAGTCCGGCAAGCCGCTGGGATTCATCTGTATCGCGCCCGCAATGTTGCCGAAAATCTTTGACTTCCCGCTACGTCTGACAATAGGGACGGATATTGATACCGCTGAAGTACTTGAAGAGATGGGCGCCGAACACGTACCTTGCCCGGTTGATGATATCGTTGTGGACGAGGATAACAAGGTCGTGACCACCCCTGCCTATATGCTGGCGCAGGATATCGCCCAGGCGGCAAGCGGCATTGATAAATTAGTGTCGCGCGTGCTGGTTCTGGCGGAATGA
- the yrbL gene encoding putative cytoplasmic protein (similar to E. coli orf, hypothetical protein (AAC76239.1); Blastp hit to AAC76239.1 (210 aa), 77% identity in aa 1 - 210), with translation MILLSKQTPLGAGRHRKCYTHPDNARRCIKVIYNRDHGGDKEIRRELSYYAHLSRYLTDWSAIPRYYGTVETDCGTGYVYDMITDFNGAPSITLTEFAAQCRYEEDVAVLRRLLKKLKRYLLDNHIVTMSLKPQNILCQRISESEVVPVVCDNLGESTFIPLATWSTWCCERKLERVWQRFIAQPALAVALERDAQPKDKKRLALTSHEA, from the coding sequence ATGATCCTCTTATCGAAACAGACTCCGCTGGGCGCCGGTCGACATCGTAAATGCTATACGCATCCGGATAATGCCCGGCGTTGCATAAAAGTCATTTACAACCGTGACCACGGCGGTGATAAAGAGATTCGGCGTGAACTGAGCTACTATGCGCATCTGTCCCGCTACCTGACAGACTGGAGCGCTATCCCCCGTTATTACGGCACGGTAGAAACCGATTGCGGCACCGGCTATGTCTACGACATGATTACCGATTTCAACGGCGCGCCCTCTATTACCCTGACCGAGTTCGCCGCGCAATGTCGTTATGAAGAGGATGTCGCTGTCCTGCGGCGGCTACTGAAAAAACTGAAACGCTACCTGCTGGATAACCATATTGTGACGATGTCGCTGAAGCCGCAAAACATCCTGTGCCAGCGTATCAGCGAGTCAGAAGTGGTTCCGGTGGTTTGCGACAATCTGGGGGAAAGTACCTTTATCCCGCTGGCAACCTGGTCAACATGGTGCTGTGAACGCAAACTGGAGAGAGTGTGGCAGCGGTTTATCGCCCAGCCTGCGCTGGCCGTTGCCCTGGAGAGGGACGCGCAGCCAAAAGACAAGAAACGGCTGGCGCTTACTTCTCACGAAGCTTAA
- the mtgA gene encoding peptidoglycan transglycosylase (biosynthetic; similar to E. coli putative peptidoglycan enzyme (AAC76240.1); Blastp hit to AAC76240.1 (242 aa), 83% identity in aa 1 - 242), whose amino-acid sequence MSKRRIAPLTFLRRLLLRILAALAVFWGGGIALFSVVPVPFSAVMAERQISAWLGGEFGYVAHSDWVSMADISPWMGLAVIAAEDQKFPEHWGFDVPAIEKALAHNERNESRIRGASTLSQQTAKNLFLWDGRSWVRKGLEAGLTLGIETVWSKKRILTVYLNIAEFGDGIFGVEAAAQRYFHKPASRLSLSEAALLAAVLPNPIRYKANAPSGYVRSRQAWIMRQMRQLGGESFMTRNQLN is encoded by the coding sequence ATGAGCAAACGACGCATCGCGCCGTTAACGTTTTTGCGCCGTCTACTTTTACGTATCCTTGCTGCGCTCGCCGTCTTTTGGGGCGGCGGCATTGCGCTGTTTAGCGTGGTTCCGGTGCCTTTTTCGGCGGTGATGGCGGAACGGCAGATTAGCGCCTGGCTCGGCGGAGAGTTCGGTTATGTGGCGCATTCTGACTGGGTCAGTATGGCGGATATCTCGCCGTGGATGGGGCTGGCGGTAATTGCGGCGGAAGACCAGAAGTTCCCTGAGCACTGGGGCTTTGATGTTCCGGCGATTGAAAAAGCGCTGGCGCATAATGAGCGGAATGAGAGCCGTATTCGCGGCGCCTCTACGCTTTCGCAGCAAACGGCGAAAAATCTCTTTTTATGGGATGGACGCAGTTGGGTGCGCAAAGGTCTGGAGGCCGGGCTAACGCTGGGCATTGAAACTGTCTGGAGCAAAAAGCGCATCCTCACGGTTTATCTGAATATCGCGGAGTTTGGCGATGGTATTTTCGGCGTGGAGGCTGCGGCACAACGGTATTTTCATAAACCTGCCAGTCGCTTGAGTCTGTCTGAAGCCGCGTTACTGGCGGCTGTGCTGCCTAACCCGATTCGCTATAAGGCGAATGCGCCTTCCGGCTATGTGCGTAGCCGGCAGGCGTGGATTATGCGCCAGATGCGCCAACTGGGTGGGGAATCTTTTATGACGCGCAACCAGCTTAATTAA
- the gltB gene encoding glutamate synthase, large subunit (similar to E. coli glutamate synthase, large subunit (AAC76244.1); Blastp hit to AAC76244.1 (1517 aa), 95% identity in aa 32 - 1517) encodes MLYDKSLEKDNCGFGLIAHIEGEPSHKVVRTAIHALARMQHRGAILADGKTGDGCGLLLQKPDRFFRIVAEERGWRLAKNYAVGMIFLNKDPELAAASRHIVEEELQQETLSIVGWRDVPTNEGVLGEIALSSLPRIEQIFVNAPAGWRPRDMERRLFIARRRIEKRLQDDKDFYVCSLSNLVNIYKGLCMPADLPRFYLDLADLRLESAICLFHQRFSTNTVPRWPLAQPFRYLAHNGEINTITGNRQWARARTYKFQTPLIPDLQSAAPFVNETGSDSSSLDNMLELLLAGGMDIIRAMRLLVPPAWQNNPDMDQDLRAFFDFNSMHMEPWDGPAGIVMSDGRFAACNLDRNGLRPARYVITKDKLITCASEVGIWDYQPDEVVEKGRVGPGELMVIDTRGGRILHSAETDDDLKSRHPYKEWMEKNVRRLVPFEELPDEEVGSRELDDDLLASYQKQFNYSAEELDSVIRVLGENGQEAVGSMGDDTPFAVLSSQPRIIYDYFRQQFAQVTNPPIDPLREAHVMSLATSIGREMNVFCEAEGQAHRLSFKSPILLYSDFKQLTTMKEEHYRADRLDITFDVTETTLNATVKALCDKAEQMVRNGTVLLVLSDRNIGKNRLPVPAPMAVGAVQTRLVEQSLRCDANIIVETGSARDPHHFAVLLGFGATAIYPYLAYETLGRLIDTQAIAKNYRTVMQNYRNGINKGLYKIMSKMGISTIASYRCSKLFEAVGLHDDVVNLCFQGVVSRIGGASFDDFQQDLLNLSKRAWLARKPISPGGLLKYVHGGEYHAYNPDVVRTLQQAVQSGEYSDYQEYAKLVNERPASTLRDLLAIHPDGEAVTIDEVEPASELFKRFDTAAMSIGALSPEAHEALAEAMNSLGGNSNSGEGGEDPARYGTNKVSRIKQVASGRFGVTPAYLVNADVIQIKVAQGAKPGEGGQLPGDKVTPYIAKLRYSVPGVTLISPPPHHDIYSIEDLAQLIFDLKQVNPKAMISVKLVSEPGVGTIATGVAKAYADLITIAGYDGGTGASPLSSVKYAGCPWELGLVETQQALVANGLRHKIRLQVDGGLKTGVDIIKAAILGAESFGFGTGPMVALGCKYLRICHLNNCATGVATQDDKLRKNHYHGLPFKVTNYFEFIAREVRELMASLGVTRLVDLIGRTDLLKELEGFTAKQQKLALSRLLETAEPHPGKALYCTENNPPFDNGVLNAQLLQQAKPFVDARQSKTFWFDIRNTDRSVGASLSGYIAQTHGDQGLASDPIKAHFSGTAGQSFGVWNAGGVELYLTGDANDYVGKGMAGGLIAIRPPVGSAFLSHKASIIGNTCLYGATGGRLYAAGRAGERFGVRNSGAITVVEGIGDNGCEYMTGGIVCVLGKTGVNFGAGMTGGFAYVLDEDGEFRKRVNPELVEVLDVDSLAIHEEHLRGLITEHVQHTGSQRGEEILSRWSSFSTQFALVKPKSSDVKALLGHRSRSAAELRVQAQ; translated from the coding sequence ATGTTGTACGATAAATCCCTTGAGAAGGATAACTGTGGTTTCGGCCTGATCGCCCACATAGAAGGCGAACCTAGCCACAAGGTAGTGCGTACCGCCATACACGCGCTGGCCCGGATGCAGCACCGTGGCGCGATCCTTGCCGACGGTAAAACCGGCGACGGTTGCGGCTTGCTGTTACAAAAACCTGACCGTTTCTTTCGCATCGTGGCCGAAGAGCGCGGCTGGCGCTTAGCCAAAAACTACGCCGTCGGGATGATATTTTTGAATAAAGATCCTGAACTGGCCGCCGCGTCACGCCATATTGTCGAAGAAGAATTACAGCAGGAAACCCTGTCGATTGTCGGCTGGCGCGATGTGCCAACCAATGAAGGCGTGCTCGGTGAAATCGCCCTCTCCTCCCTGCCGCGTATTGAGCAGATTTTTGTCAACGCTCCGGCGGGCTGGCGTCCGCGTGATATGGAGCGCCGTCTGTTTATCGCCCGCCGACGCATTGAAAAACGCCTGCAGGACGACAAAGATTTCTACGTATGCAGCCTGTCGAACCTGGTCAACATTTATAAAGGTCTATGTATGCCGGCGGATCTGCCGCGCTTCTACCTGGATCTTGCGGATCTGCGTCTGGAATCGGCCATCTGCCTGTTCCACCAGCGCTTTTCCACTAACACCGTGCCGCGTTGGCCGCTGGCGCAGCCGTTCCGCTACCTGGCGCATAACGGCGAGATTAACACTATCACCGGCAACCGCCAGTGGGCGCGCGCCCGTACCTATAAATTCCAGACGCCGCTGATCCCGGATTTACAGTCCGCTGCGCCGTTTGTTAACGAAACCGGTTCGGATTCCAGCTCGCTGGACAACATGCTGGAACTGCTGCTGGCAGGCGGGATGGACATCATCCGCGCCATGCGCCTGTTGGTACCGCCCGCCTGGCAGAACAACCCCGATATGGACCAGGATCTGCGCGCCTTCTTTGACTTTAACTCCATGCATATGGAGCCGTGGGACGGTCCGGCAGGCATCGTGATGTCCGACGGGCGCTTCGCCGCCTGTAACCTTGACCGTAACGGCCTGCGCCCGGCACGCTATGTCATTACCAAAGATAAGCTGATCACCTGCGCCTCCGAAGTCGGTATCTGGGACTATCAGCCGGATGAAGTGGTCGAGAAAGGCCGCGTCGGCCCAGGCGAGCTGATGGTGATCGACACCCGCGGCGGACGTATTCTGCATTCCGCGGAAACCGATGACGACCTGAAAAGCCGCCATCCATATAAAGAGTGGATGGAGAAAAACGTCCGCCGCCTGGTGCCGTTTGAAGAGCTGCCTGATGAAGAAGTCGGTAGCCGCGAACTGGACGATGACCTGCTCGCCAGCTATCAAAAACAGTTTAACTACAGCGCCGAAGAGCTGGACTCGGTTATCCGCGTTTTGGGCGAAAACGGCCAGGAAGCCGTCGGTTCAATGGGCGACGATACCCCCTTTGCCGTGCTCTCCAGCCAGCCGCGTATTATTTACGACTACTTCCGCCAGCAGTTCGCGCAGGTCACTAACCCGCCTATCGACCCGCTGCGTGAAGCGCACGTCATGTCGCTCGCCACCAGCATCGGTCGCGAAATGAACGTCTTCTGCGAAGCGGAAGGTCAGGCCCATCGCCTGAGTTTTAAATCGCCAATTCTGCTGTACTCCGATTTCAAACAGCTCACCACCATGAAAGAGGAGCATTATCGCGCTGACCGTCTGGATATCACCTTCGACGTGACCGAAACCACACTGAACGCGACGGTTAAGGCGCTGTGCGATAAAGCGGAACAGATGGTGCGCAACGGCACCGTGCTGCTGGTCCTCTCGGATCGCAATATCGGTAAGAATCGCCTGCCGGTCCCCGCGCCGATGGCGGTGGGCGCGGTGCAAACGCGTCTGGTAGAACAAAGCCTGCGCTGCGACGCCAACATCATCGTAGAAACCGGAAGCGCCCGCGATCCGCATCACTTTGCGGTACTGCTCGGCTTTGGCGCAACGGCTATCTATCCGTACCTGGCCTACGAAACGCTGGGGCGTCTGATTGATACCCAGGCCATCGCCAAAAACTACCGTACCGTGATGCAGAACTACCGTAACGGCATCAACAAGGGGCTGTACAAGATTATGTCCAAAATGGGCATTTCGACCATTGCCTCTTACCGCTGCTCCAAACTGTTTGAAGCGGTCGGACTGCACGATGATGTGGTAAACCTGTGCTTCCAGGGCGTGGTCAGCCGTATCGGCGGCGCGAGCTTTGATGACTTCCAGCAGGATCTGCTGAATCTCTCCAAACGCGCCTGGCTGGCGCGCAAACCCATTAGCCCGGGCGGCCTGCTGAAGTACGTCCACGGCGGCGAATATCACGCCTATAACCCGGATGTCGTGCGTACCCTGCAACAGGCGGTACAGAGCGGCGAGTACAGCGATTATCAGGAATACGCCAAACTGGTCAATGAGCGTCCGGCGTCAACGCTGCGCGATCTGCTGGCGATACATCCAGACGGCGAGGCGGTGACTATCGACGAGGTTGAGCCCGCCAGTGAGCTGTTTAAACGCTTTGATACCGCAGCCATGTCTATCGGCGCATTAAGTCCGGAAGCGCACGAAGCGCTGGCGGAAGCGATGAACAGCCTCGGCGGCAACTCCAACTCCGGCGAAGGCGGCGAAGACCCGGCGCGCTATGGCACCAATAAAGTGTCGCGCATCAAGCAGGTGGCTTCCGGCCGCTTTGGCGTGACGCCAGCCTACCTGGTCAATGCCGATGTGATTCAGATTAAAGTCGCGCAGGGCGCGAAACCGGGCGAAGGCGGTCAGTTGCCGGGGGATAAAGTCACTCCGTATATCGCTAAACTGCGCTATTCAGTGCCGGGCGTGACGCTGATCTCCCCGCCACCGCACCACGATATCTACTCTATCGAGGACTTAGCGCAGCTCATTTTCGATCTCAAGCAGGTCAACCCGAAGGCGATGATCTCCGTGAAGCTGGTATCCGAACCGGGCGTCGGCACCATCGCGACCGGCGTGGCGAAAGCCTATGCGGATCTGATCACTATCGCCGGCTACGACGGCGGTACCGGCGCCAGCCCGCTCTCTTCAGTGAAATACGCTGGTTGCCCGTGGGAACTCGGACTTGTTGAAACCCAGCAGGCGCTGGTCGCCAACGGTCTGCGTCACAAGATTCGTCTGCAGGTGGACGGCGGTCTGAAAACCGGCGTCGACATCATTAAAGCGGCGATTCTCGGTGCGGAAAGTTTCGGCTTCGGCACCGGCCCGATGGTGGCGCTGGGCTGTAAATACCTGCGTATCTGCCACCTGAATAACTGCGCAACCGGCGTAGCAACTCAGGATGACAAGCTGCGTAAGAACCACTATCACGGCCTGCCGTTCAAAGTGACTAACTACTTTGAATTTATCGCCCGCGAAGTGCGCGAGCTGATGGCTTCGCTTGGCGTGACCCGCCTGGTGGATTTGATTGGCCGCACCGACCTGCTGAAAGAGCTGGAGGGCTTCACCGCTAAACAGCAGAAGCTGGCGCTGTCTCGTCTACTGGAAACCGCTGAACCTCATCCGGGTAAAGCGCTGTACTGCACCGAGAATAACCCGCCGTTTGATAACGGCGTGCTGAATGCGCAACTGTTGCAGCAGGCGAAACCGTTTGTCGATGCGCGCCAGAGCAAAACCTTCTGGTTCGACATCCGCAACACCGATCGTTCCGTCGGCGCGTCGCTTTCCGGCTACATCGCACAGACCCACGGCGATCAGGGGCTGGCTTCCGATCCGATTAAAGCACACTTCAGCGGTACCGCAGGCCAGAGCTTTGGCGTGTGGAACGCGGGCGGCGTAGAGTTATATCTGACTGGCGATGCCAACGACTATGTCGGTAAAGGTATGGCAGGCGGTTTGATTGCCATCAGACCACCGGTAGGTTCCGCCTTCCTCAGTCATAAAGCCAGCATTATCGGCAACACCTGCCTGTATGGAGCCACCGGTGGCCGTCTGTACGCGGCGGGCCGCGCGGGCGAACGTTTCGGCGTGCGTAACTCCGGGGCGATTACCGTAGTAGAGGGCATCGGCGACAACGGCTGTGAATACATGACCGGCGGCATCGTCTGCGTGTTGGGTAAAACCGGCGTTAACTTCGGCGCGGGGATGACCGGCGGCTTCGCCTATGTGCTGGACGAAGATGGCGAATTCCGTAAACGCGTGAACCCGGAACTGGTAGAAGTACTGGACGTTGATTCGCTGGCTATCCACGAAGAGCATCTGCGCGGTCTGATCACCGAGCACGTGCAGCATACTGGTTCGCAACGCGGCGAAGAGATCCTGTCCAGGTGGTCAAGCTTCTCAACCCAATTCGCGTTAGTTAAGCCCAAGTCCAGCGATGTCAAAGCCCTGTTGGGCCACCGTAGTCGTAGTGCGGCAGAATTGCGCGTGCAGGCGCAGTAA
- the yhcC gene encoding putative FeS oxidoreductase (similar to E. coli orf, hypothetical protein (AAC76243.1); Blastp hit to AAC76243.1 (309 aa), 94% identity in aa 1 - 307), which yields MQLQKLVNMFGGDLLRRYGQKVHKLTLHGGFSCPNRDGTIGRGGCTFCNVASFADEAQQHHSIAEQLAHQAHLVNRAKRYLAYFQAYTSTFAEVQVLRSMYQQAVSQASIVGLCVGTRPDCVPQAVVDLLCEYKDQGYEVWLELGLQTAHDKTLRRINRGHDFACYQRTTRIARERGLKVCAHLIVGLPGEGQAECLQTMERVVETGVDGIKLHPLHIVKGSTMAKAWEAGRLNGIELDDYTLTAGEMIRHTPPEVIYHRISASARRPTLLAPLWCENRWTGMVELDKYLNEHGVQGSALARPWIPPVA from the coding sequence ATGCAGTTACAGAAATTAGTCAATATGTTTGGTGGGGATCTTTTACGTCGGTATGGGCAAAAGGTTCATAAGCTGACGCTTCATGGCGGTTTTAGCTGCCCTAATCGCGACGGCACCATCGGGCGTGGCGGTTGCACCTTCTGTAATGTCGCCTCTTTTGCCGATGAGGCGCAGCAGCATCATTCGATTGCCGAGCAGCTTGCGCATCAGGCGCATCTGGTGAACCGCGCTAAACGCTATCTGGCCTATTTCCAGGCCTACACCAGCACCTTTGCAGAAGTGCAGGTGCTGCGTTCCATGTATCAACAGGCGGTCAGCCAGGCCAGTATCGTCGGGTTATGCGTCGGTACGCGTCCGGATTGCGTCCCGCAGGCAGTAGTAGATTTACTGTGTGAATATAAAGATCAAGGCTACGAGGTGTGGCTGGAACTGGGATTGCAAACCGCACACGATAAAACCCTGCGCCGAATTAACCGCGGGCATGACTTCGCCTGCTATCAGCGTACCACCCGGATTGCCCGGGAGCGCGGGCTGAAAGTGTGTGCGCATCTGATTGTGGGGCTGCCGGGCGAAGGGCAGGCAGAATGCCTGCAAACCATGGAGCGTGTGGTGGAGACGGGCGTTGATGGTATTAAACTGCATCCGCTGCATATTGTGAAAGGCAGTACGATGGCCAAAGCCTGGGAAGCGGGGCGGCTGAACGGCATCGAACTGGACGACTACACGCTAACGGCAGGTGAGATGATTCGTCATACGCCGCCGGAGGTAATTTATCACCGAATTTCAGCCAGCGCTCGCCGTCCGACGCTGCTTGCCCCGCTGTGGTGCGAGAATCGCTGGACGGGGATGGTTGAGCTGGACAAATACCTGAATGAGCATGGCGTACAGGGCTCTGCGCTGGCCCGTCCCTGGATACCACCTGTAGCGTAG